The proteins below are encoded in one region of bacterium:
- a CDS encoding CoB--CoM heterodisulfide reductase iron-sulfur subunit B family protein, with protein sequence MKTKKYALFLGCTVPVRAQHYELAARGVAQELGIELTDITDGSCCGFPLKALDAETSLLMAARDVGLASAMNCDAVTLCNSCTAMLSDAQMQLESGSQHFFNAYKSLGFSYPNKVKVRHFVRMLYEDLGIDAIARAVKKPLKNVRILTHYGCHYLRPSYLHAFDNPENPHTLDELVSATGATAIDYHDKKMCCGGSVLGVDEKLAVKMANHKLAIAKQESADAIISICPFCTVMYEDNQRKAEAKFNEVYNLPVLYYPQLLGLALGLSPDAVGLKFNRIKADRVIEKTA encoded by the coding sequence ATGAAAACAAAAAAATACGCGCTGTTCCTCGGCTGCACCGTGCCGGTCAGAGCTCAGCACTATGAATTGGCGGCTCGCGGTGTTGCCCAAGAACTGGGGATAGAACTCACCGATATCACTGACGGCTCGTGCTGCGGTTTTCCCTTGAAAGCGCTGGACGCTGAGACATCGCTCCTCATGGCTGCTCGTGACGTCGGCCTGGCTAGCGCCATGAACTGCGATGCCGTGACCCTCTGTAATTCATGCACGGCCATGCTTTCCGACGCCCAGATGCAGCTTGAGTCCGGGTCGCAGCATTTTTTCAACGCCTACAAATCTTTAGGCTTTTCATACCCTAACAAAGTGAAAGTCCGCCATTTCGTGCGCATGCTTTATGAAGACCTCGGTATCGATGCCATTGCCAGGGCGGTAAAAAAACCGTTGAAGAACGTAAGGATACTGACCCATTATGGGTGCCACTACCTGAGACCATCTTACCTGCATGCCTTTGACAATCCTGAGAACCCGCACACGCTGGACGAACTGGTCTCGGCGACCGGCGCGACTGCGATCGACTACCATGATAAGAAAATGTGCTGCGGCGGTTCGGTGCTCGGCGTTGATGAAAAACTGGCAGTGAAGATGGCAAATCATAAACTGGCGATCGCCAAGCAGGAAAGCGCCGATGCCATCATATCGATCTGCCCGTTCTGCACGGTCATGTACGAAGACAACCAGCGGAAAGCAGAAGCCAAGTTCAACGAAGTCTACAATCTCCCCGTTCTCTACTATCCCCAGCTCCTCGGTCTGGCACTGGGATTGTCCCCGGATGCGGTCGGATTGAAATTCAACCGCATTAAGGCTGACCGGGTGATCGAAAAGACCGCTTAA
- a CDS encoding 4Fe-4S dicluster domain-containing protein produces MIDLKNSDPQFKWEISRLESGEALLKCFGCSDCSASCPVRYFDERYNPRKIIRLTLLGMKNEVLSSPFLWLCAHCHACTERCPQGIKVAELINTIKNYAVTNGFCPDGLKVQLKLLRDLGRLYELEDFDLKKRRRLGLPALNKKIPDVAKILESTGLLKRVTP; encoded by the coding sequence ATGATCGATCTGAAAAATAGTGACCCGCAGTTTAAGTGGGAAATTTCAAGACTGGAAAGCGGCGAGGCGCTGCTCAAGTGCTTTGGATGCAGCGACTGCTCGGCCAGCTGCCCGGTCCGTTATTTTGACGAAAGGTACAACCCGCGGAAGATAATCCGGCTGACCCTGCTGGGTATGAAAAATGAGGTTCTGTCATCCCCGTTCTTGTGGTTGTGCGCGCACTGTCACGCGTGCACTGAGCGCTGCCCCCAGGGCATCAAGGTCGCCGAGCTCATCAACACCATCAAGAACTACGCGGTCACAAACGGATTCTGTCCCGACGGATTGAAAGTACAGTTAAAACTGCTCCGGGACCTCGGCCGGCTGTATGAACTCGAAGATTTTGACCTTAAAAAACGCCGGCGTCTGGGCTTGCCGGCGCTCAATAAAAAGATCCCGGACGTCGCGAAGATCCTGGAAAGCACGGGACTGCTCAAGAGAGTTACGCCATGA
- a CDS encoding energy transducer TonB yields the protein MVLLLLACPKKSDIFVPVLLDYILYYPDEARRLGLEGKVVVGVLVDESGRSLDAKIARTSGYNLLDSAAIYTARSFVFSPGIHGDKPVKSWVLIPLEFTLELANPEIWLAELNVLQQSIKNSFSEDKVKELYNMYKQVIYAPKGSVDTKINYFIKDAVLDSTARLWDGFWRVQPAQIILIVDIIYRYPKSYTSYLAKQDLNVYLEKEALLLKNTLPQPEGDSLLNRLRRLVQE from the coding sequence ATGGTTCTGCTTTTGCTGGCGTGCCCCAAGAAAAGCGATATTTTCGTGCCGGTGCTGCTGGATTACATACTTTACTATCCTGATGAGGCGCGCCGGCTCGGTCTTGAAGGCAAGGTCGTGGTCGGCGTGCTGGTCGACGAGTCGGGCAGGAGCCTTGATGCCAAGATCGCCAGAACTTCGGGATACAATCTGCTGGATTCCGCAGCCATCTATACGGCGAGGTCGTTCGTTTTCTCGCCGGGGATTCACGGTGACAAACCGGTTAAATCATGGGTATTAATACCTCTTGAATTTACGCTGGAATTGGCTAATCCAGAAATATGGCTTGCCGAGCTGAACGTCCTCCAGCAGTCGATCAAAAATTCGTTTTCAGAAGATAAGGTCAAGGAGCTTTACAATATGTACAAACAGGTCATTTACGCGCCCAAGGGGTCGGTCGATACCAAAATAAACTATTTCATCAAGGACGCGGTCCTTGATTCAACCGCAAGACTCTGGGACGGTTTCTGGCGCGTGCAGCCGGCGCAAATCATACTGATCGTGGATATCATTTACCGTTATCCAAAGTCTTACACCAGCTATTTAGCTAAACAAGACCTTAATGTATACCTGGAAAAGGAAGCGCTGTTATTAAAGAACACGCTGCCTCAGCCTGAAGGAGATTCGCTCCTGAACCGGCTGCGGCGGCTGGTCCAGGAATAA
- a CDS encoding DUF401 family protein, whose translation MVVFAWIGFVSSLVLVIIIARKNLPLALLCGTIVLGLFTLPFVELGKAMLGPFLDLSVLILALAVGFIPMIGGVMKDSGQMDNLVNNLRIGKRGIMALAPALMGLLPMPGGALFSAPVLEKAGQGVADDLKVTINIWFRHLLILVYPLSSDLIASVKIANQNLYVTIAHFVPVFIIALILGYVFFIRKIHGSIAYTGAFSLKNLLVPLVIIMVAPVIDFTFKIIPVFTIKETATLLGVIAAFVLSLLLNPVKLDLSRTIVKMKPWNFSLIIIGLFMFLNVFKASKVALLIAAIPLSPLLLCVIAGFIVGVATGRVLLPASVIFPIYLSTRTFTPVTFAIIYVSIYFGYVLSPVHPCVAMTCEYFKSPVKNMIRRLALPTGIIMILILVLTLLLR comes from the coding sequence ATGGTGGTCTTTGCCTGGATCGGTTTTGTCTCCTCGTTAGTTCTCGTTATCATTATTGCCCGTAAAAACCTTCCTCTTGCGCTTTTGTGTGGTACGATCGTGCTTGGTCTTTTTACCCTACCGTTCGTAGAACTGGGGAAAGCAATGCTGGGACCATTCCTTGACCTATCCGTCCTCATCCTTGCGCTGGCGGTCGGTTTCATACCCATGATCGGCGGGGTCATGAAAGACAGCGGGCAGATGGATAACCTGGTAAATAACCTGAGGATCGGCAAGCGCGGCATCATGGCGCTTGCGCCCGCGCTTATGGGTTTGCTGCCCATGCCGGGCGGAGCTTTGTTCTCAGCCCCGGTCCTCGAGAAAGCTGGACAAGGGGTTGCTGATGATCTGAAAGTCACGATCAATATCTGGTTCCGACACCTTCTGATCCTGGTATATCCCCTGAGTTCCGACCTGATCGCGTCGGTCAAGATCGCCAACCAAAACCTTTACGTTACGATCGCGCATTTCGTGCCCGTTTTCATTATCGCCCTGATCCTCGGATATGTGTTTTTTATCAGAAAGATCCATGGTTCAATCGCCTATACGGGCGCTTTCTCCCTGAAAAACCTGCTCGTGCCTCTGGTGATAATCATGGTCGCTCCGGTCATTGATTTTACTTTCAAAATCATCCCCGTCTTTACGATCAAAGAAACCGCGACTCTGCTCGGTGTCATTGCCGCCTTTGTCCTCTCGCTGCTTTTGAATCCGGTCAAACTCGATCTCTCAAGGACTATCGTCAAAATGAAACCATGGAATTTTTCGCTCATTATTATTGGGCTCTTCATGTTCCTCAATGTCTTCAAAGCGTCCAAAGTCGCCCTGCTCATTGCGGCGATCCCCTTGTCGCCTCTGCTCTTGTGCGTAATCGCGGGCTTCATCGTCGGCGTCGCCACGGGCCGGGTCCTGCTGCCGGCATCGGTTATTTTCCCGATCTACCTTTCCACCCGGACATTCACGCCGGTGACCTTTGCGATAATCTACGTGAGTATATACTTCGGTTATGTCCTGTCGCCGGTCCATCCGTGCGTTGCCATGACCTGCGAGTACTTCAAATCCCCGGTAAAAAATATGATCCGGCGGCTGGCTTTGCCCACCGGCATCATAATGATATTAATTCTTGTCTTAACCTTGTTATTGAGATGA
- a CDS encoding PQQ-binding-like beta-propeller repeat protein, with product MKRYFILIGIALICIGFSQIEDIPKKAMLNESQTEQEVKNDNSNNNNNDVSAYPQPEKVKFLSGRSGWKIQIPGNRPLATVAYDDGLVFVGGGYGSYEFYAIEAKTGHVAWMFKTGDDGPTAAVVKKGYVVFNTESCIIYVLKAKTGEKVWEKWLGDPLMSQPALDDENVYMAYPGSDGSHHLGCMKLFSGKEVWDVKIAGDLISAPIIDKGSVYITCFDGTVYRYATDNGKLIWSQQKNATCAPTIYDERIFVTLREAVNISKDSTKQYEGVATLDNANGNQQQKDLWARREAEYLVYGRQSANTGVQAELDASVGFGSAPGSAKIDQAKNNVGQGSVVGCWAYQGSRPVVRDKQSYNAMGNEIQCLDIENGKKVWSKTYDQNTEGVGGRYFSPPSFANGKLFLGSGNGEVFSINASNGKTEWKEKVDGPVSFQPAVAMGMVFVSCDNGMLYGINTGDAKDDGWYMWGGNAEHNK from the coding sequence ATGAAGCGTTATTTTATTCTTATCGGTATCGCGTTGATATGTATCGGGTTTTCACAGATCGAGGATATACCAAAAAAGGCGATGCTCAACGAATCGCAGACTGAACAGGAAGTCAAAAATGATAACAGCAATAACAACAATAACGATGTCTCAGCCTATCCGCAACCGGAAAAAGTTAAATTTCTATCTGGCCGGAGCGGTTGGAAGATCCAGATCCCGGGTAACCGTCCTCTTGCCACAGTCGCATATGATGACGGCCTGGTATTTGTTGGCGGCGGGTACGGCAGTTATGAATTCTACGCTATTGAAGCCAAGACCGGACATGTCGCCTGGATGTTCAAGACCGGCGATGATGGACCGACCGCGGCCGTGGTGAAGAAGGGATACGTAGTGTTCAATACTGAATCATGCATCATTTACGTCCTCAAAGCAAAAACCGGCGAAAAAGTGTGGGAAAAATGGCTGGGCGATCCGTTGATGAGCCAGCCGGCCCTGGACGATGAGAACGTATACATGGCATATCCAGGTTCTGATGGTTCTCATCACCTTGGCTGCATGAAGCTCTTCAGCGGCAAAGAAGTCTGGGACGTCAAGATCGCCGGTGACCTGATATCGGCACCGATCATTGATAAAGGATCCGTGTACATAACATGCTTTGACGGCACGGTCTATCGGTACGCCACAGACAATGGAAAATTGATCTGGTCGCAGCAGAAGAACGCGACCTGCGCGCCGACCATTTACGATGAACGGATCTTCGTGACGTTAAGGGAAGCGGTGAACATCAGCAAGGATTCGACCAAACAGTATGAAGGAGTCGCCACGCTGGACAACGCGAACGGAAACCAGCAGCAAAAGGATTTATGGGCAAGGCGCGAGGCTGAGTATCTCGTGTACGGCAGGCAGAGCGCCAATACCGGCGTGCAGGCAGAACTTGATGCCAGCGTCGGGTTTGGCAGCGCGCCCGGTTCGGCCAAGATCGACCAGGCAAAAAATAACGTGGGGCAGGGTTCGGTCGTAGGCTGCTGGGCTTACCAGGGATCAAGACCGGTCGTGCGCGACAAGCAATCATACAATGCCATGGGCAACGAGATCCAGTGCCTGGATATAGAAAACGGTAAGAAAGTATGGTCAAAGACCTATGATCAGAACACTGAAGGCGTCGGCGGAAGATACTTTTCCCCGCCTTCGTTCGCCAACGGCAAGCTTTTCCTGGGGTCGGGAAACGGCGAAGTTTTCAGCATCAATGCCTCAAACGGCAAGACCGAATGGAAGGAAAAGGTCGACGGCCCGGTCAGTTTCCAGCCGGCCGTTGCCATGGGCATGGTGTTCGTCTCCTGCGATAACGGAATGCTTTACGGGATCAACACCGGCGACGCCAAGGATGATGGCTGGTATATGTGGGGCGGCAACGCCGAGCATAACAAATAA